Below is a genomic region from Pseudomonadota bacterium.
TGGGCCTGAATCCAGAGGAGGAGCATGCAGTGCGCAGGTTGTTATCTCCGATCGTTCCATTCATTATCCTTATATAAGACAACCGGATATTCTTGTCTGCATGTCTCAATCGGGATATGAAAAATATATCGACAACATGAAAGACAGTACTCTCCTTTTGGTTGACGAAGATCTTGTGCATCCGGAAAAAACAAATAATGACCCTTTTCCAATACCGGCCACAAGAATGGCTGAAGAACTTGGCCGGAAAATGATGGCAAATATCATTATGACCGGTTTTTTCACAGCTATTACCCGGAAAATATCTCTTAAAGCAGCCGAAGATACTGTTGCCGAATCGGTTCCCAAAGGAACGGAAGAAGCAAACATTAAAGCATTCAAAAAAGGTTATGATTTCGGCCTCGCCCTTCTCAAGGGCCGTGAGAAAAAGGCCGCTGGTAAAATAGGAGCAATTGCATGAAACGCGCTAAAGACCGTCTTCACCGGGTTATGATTATAGGAGCCACTCCTGCCGGAATTACAGCAGCAAACAAACTCGGCGAACTTGGCATTCCTGTAACTCTGGTAGATTCGGAATCAGATATAGATAACAAACTAAACAATGAAAAATGGCGCTTAAATTCCGGTGTACCCTTAAATTATGCACATCGTCCCGGACTTGTAAGAATTTTCAGAAATCCGAATATTCAATGTATTTTACCTGCCGACATTAAATTTATAAAACACAGCCCCCAGGGTTTTATGGTACGCCTTGAAAGGCATCGCACCTTTATAGATCCTGACAAATGCACACTATGCGGGCAATGTGTAGAAGTATGTCCTGTTGAAATCCCTGCTGATAACGCACAGGAAAAACAAAGCAAAAAAAAAGCGGTTCATATCAACAGCCGCCACAGCCTTCCCGGCATGCCGGTAATTGATAAACGAAAAAGGCCACTATGTCAGGATAACTGCCCTCTTGGAGTAAATGTCCAGGGATATATCGCACTTACAAAAGCCGGAAAATTTAATGAAGCACTTGAACTGATAAGAAGAGATAATGTTCTTCCGGCTGTCTGCGGCCGCATATGCACTCATCCGTGCGAAGCCGCATGCCGCAGAGGTGAACTGGACGGACCTGTTGCCATAAGGGATATAAAGCGGTTTGTCGCAGATTACCAAACCCCGAAATATGCAGAAACAGTTACGGAAAATGCAGAAAAAAAGACTGATAAAATTGCTGTGATAGGCTCGGGTCCCGCAGGTCTTGCGGCTGCAGCCGAGCTTGCACGTATGGGTTATCCGGTTACTGTGTTTGAGAAAGAAAAAATGGCGGGAGGTCTTCTTCGTTACGGCATAGGCGCTCACCGACTGCCAAGAGATATACTCGATAAAGAAATTGAATATATCGAAAATCTGGGAGTAAATTTTACAACAAATCATCTTATTAATATGGATTCCGATATTGATAAGATGAAAAACGATTTTCAATCAATTATTATTACTACCGGAGCATGGTCAGACAGAAGGCTTGGCATACCTGGCGAGGAGTTTGAAGGAATTGAAGGTTGCCTGTCTTTTCTTGTAAATTTTTATAGAAATGAAGATCAAAAAATTAACGGGAAAATAGCCGTTATCGGCGATGGTAATGCGGCATTCGATCTTGCCAGAACTCTGAAAAGAAATAATCCTGATGTTACAATCCTGTCATGGTTTGCAAAAGAACTCATCCCTGCTGATCCCGATGAAGTAAAAGCAGCTATAGATGAGGGCATTATAATAAAAGACAGCACTCAGACTATTGAGTTTTTGGGCCAAAACGGCACACTGGATAAGCTTTTATGCGTACCCACAGAACCAGGAGAGCCGAATGGAAACAACATAGCCTGGCCTGTAAGAATAAAAGACAGCACCCCTTTTGAATTAAAATTCGATAAAGTCTTTGTAGCAATAGGCCAAAAAGGAGCATATAAAAATACCGGAAACGACCTTGAGCTTACGGCTAAATCAAATGGTACCTTAGAAACGGATTACGCTTTCAGAACAAGTCTTTCCGGGGTTTACGCGGCAGGGGACACCATTTCCGGCCCCAGCTCGGTTGTTTCTGCAATGGCAAACGGCAGGCAGGCAGCACAGGCGGTTCATCAGGATATTTGCAAATCCTCCGTTGTGTCGGAAAGCACACCCCCTGCTTTGCAAAGGCCTGATGACAGGGATTTTGATGACATACCAAAATCATTAGCCTTTTGTGCACGATCCGCCATGCCTGAACAGCAGCCTGCTGAACGTATAAAATCATTTACGGAAGTTGCCCTTGGTTTAGATGAATCACAGATTTCTTATGAAACTCAAAGATGTCTCCAATGCGGAATATGTTCGGAATGCCTCCAATGTCAAAGTGTTTGCAGTGCAATAGGTGCTATAAACCATTCGCAGGCACACGAAGAAATTATTGAGCACACCGGAGTAGTTATAATCGCAGATCCGGATATACACGCTCAGGTAAAAGGCGATGACGTAATACGCGCATACGGTCCCAAAGTAGCAAAGCAGGATGTGTATGACATGATTGTACGCGGATATGCTTCAGCTGCTCAGGCAATGGTACTTCTTGGCAAGAGCTCACGTACTCCAAGAGGACATGGTATATCTTTTCTTACGCCGGACCAGGGACTTTCTCCTGTTATCCGCATAGGTGTTTTTGCATGCAAATGCAATAATTCCATGGGGTGGCTCGATGATATGGACTCGCATATCAAAAGTTTGAAATCTCAATCGGATATAGTTCATGCCGAAACAATAAATTCGGCATGTATTCCTGACGGCTCTTCCCATATTCTTAAAACCATACGTGACCTCGGCATTACACGTGTTGTCCTTGCTTCATGCGTTTGCTGCCCTTTAAATTTTATTTGCAGCGCATGTACCGACCAGAAAAGCAGACTAAAGGAAGCCCTGTTTGCAGCAACAGGAGTAAGCCGTTCAATGGTTGAAACCTGTAACTTAAGAGGAGAAGTACTTCGCCTCGTAAAGGATCATCCCAAAGCAGCTAGTAATAAATTCATAGGGCTTATAAACCGTTCCATAGACCGTGCAAAACAACTAAAAGCGCTTCCGGCCCTTGCAAGAAATTACAATATGTCAACCGCCGTCATAGGAGATTCAGAGTCAGCTTTAACTAGTGCTATGACACTTGCGCAAACAGGATTCGATGTCTTTTTATTCGGATCATTCGGGCACCCGCCGGTTCATCCAAATATTCATATCTTTCAGGGAGCAACGCTTAAAGGCTTAAGCGGCACAATCGGCGAATTTCAGCTTACAATACAAACACAGGATTTTGAGCAGACTATACATGCAGGCGCAGTAATACTCGGAGAAAAATCACGAAAGAAGATTCAGTATATTCAACAGAAAGGACTTGCCGGAATCAGCATAAAATCGGGAAGACAGAAAAAAGACATTTTGGGAATCCCCTTTCTTTACCCCGGCGCAACAGCCATTCCGGGTCTGTTTCTTGCGGAAACACCTGGCATTAATGTTTCAAAGCGTAAAAAAGGCTATGCAGCAGCCATCCAGGCGGCGGCAGTAATGCCAAGAGGTCCCAGGCAAAACAAGGGTTATACAATAGAAATAGATCAAGAGATTTGCAGGGGTTGCGGAAACTGTATGAATGTCTGCCCATACCAGGCAATCAGACTTAATGTAAGCGATAATAACGGATGGCATGCTA
It encodes:
- a CDS encoding 2-oxoacid:acceptor oxidoreductase family protein, whose translation is MADTKQINATTTEVIITGFGGQGIILAGRIIGKAAALGDGKESTLVQSYGPESRGGACSAQVVISDRSIHYPYIRQPDILVCMSQSGYEKYIDNMKDSTLLLVDEDLVHPEKTNNDPFPIPATRMAEELGRKMMANIIMTGFFTAITRKISLKAAEDTVAESVPKGTEEANIKAFKKGYDFGLALLKGREKKAAGKIGAIA
- a CDS encoding FAD-dependent oxidoreductase; the protein is MKRAKDRLHRVMIIGATPAGITAANKLGELGIPVTLVDSESDIDNKLNNEKWRLNSGVPLNYAHRPGLVRIFRNPNIQCILPADIKFIKHSPQGFMVRLERHRTFIDPDKCTLCGQCVEVCPVEIPADNAQEKQSKKKAVHINSRHSLPGMPVIDKRKRPLCQDNCPLGVNVQGYIALTKAGKFNEALELIRRDNVLPAVCGRICTHPCEAACRRGELDGPVAIRDIKRFVADYQTPKYAETVTENAEKKTDKIAVIGSGPAGLAAAAELARMGYPVTVFEKEKMAGGLLRYGIGAHRLPRDILDKEIEYIENLGVNFTTNHLINMDSDIDKMKNDFQSIIITTGAWSDRRLGIPGEEFEGIEGCLSFLVNFYRNEDQKINGKIAVIGDGNAAFDLARTLKRNNPDVTILSWFAKELIPADPDEVKAAIDEGIIIKDSTQTIEFLGQNGTLDKLLCVPTEPGEPNGNNIAWPVRIKDSTPFELKFDKVFVAIGQKGAYKNTGNDLELTAKSNGTLETDYAFRTSLSGVYAAGDTISGPSSVVSAMANGRQAAQAVHQDICKSSVVSESTPPALQRPDDRDFDDIPKSLAFCARSAMPEQQPAERIKSFTEVALGLDESQISYETQRCLQCGICSECLQCQSVCSAIGAINHSQAHEEIIEHTGVVIIADPDIHAQVKGDDVIRAYGPKVAKQDVYDMIVRGYASAAQAMVLLGKSSRTPRGHGISFLTPDQGLSPVIRIGVFACKCNNSMGWLDDMDSHIKSLKSQSDIVHAETINSACIPDGSSHILKTIRDLGITRVVLASCVCCPLNFICSACTDQKSRLKEALFAATGVSRSMVETCNLRGEVLRLVKDHPKAASNKFIGLINRSIDRAKQLKALPALARNYNMSTAVIGDSESALTSAMTLAQTGFDVFLFGSFGHPPVHPNIHIFQGATLKGLSGTIGEFQLTIQTQDFEQTIHAGAVILGEKSRKKIQYIQQKGLAGISIKSGRQKKDILGIPFLYPGATAIPGLFLAETPGINVSKRKKGYAAAIQAAAVMPRGPRQNKGYTIEIDQEICRGCGNCMNVCPYQAIRLNVSDNNGWHATVDEALCKGCGSCISVCPSSAADSPYRNETFLEQALKELLA